A section of the Deltaproteobacteria bacterium genome encodes:
- a CDS encoding 3-hydroxyacyl-CoA dehydrogenase/enoyl-CoA hydratase family protein: MSQRIRKVAVLGAGVMGSAIAGHLANAGIPSLLLDIVPPKPDAKDDVKSKAFRNKFAAGALANMKKQKPAPLFTLQALDLIEVGNFDDDMARIAECDWIVEVVKEDMAVKQATFAKVDQFRKQGSVVSSNTSGMSIKGMCEGRTADFKKNFLVTHFFNPVRYMKLLELVAGADTDPAVMKRMHVFGEEMLGKGIVYGKDTTNFIANRIGTYGMLRIISEMQNAEMTIEEIDKIFGPAMGRPKSAVFRTADLVGLDTFSHVAKNCYDSLTGDEEREVFKVPEFVNQMVSKNMLGDKSGGGFYKKEKGGDGEKQILALDLKTLQYRPQTKVRYESLGAAKDIEDPAARSVAVMNGTDKAAKFAEKVGLDTLAYASRRIPEIADDLVNIDRALRWGFAWDVGPFETWDAYGVKKGVDRMKELGLKVAPWVEDMLKAGRQSFYAVENGVATYWDIPSKKAKPVPENARRITVDILKRGNKKLDGNESATAWDMGDGVLLLEFHSKMNSIDDQIIAMMNKSLDIAEKDFRGLVIGNDGSNFSAGANLGAILMAIGSDETESVKQMVRGFQAANQRMRYSPIPVVTAPFQLTLGGGAEVTMGGNSVQATGELYMGLVEFGVGLIPGGGGNMQLMRNIYGPYAQEKDFDPLPFLKKVFLQIGMAKVATSAEEAREAGFLKATDGISMNRDLQLADAKARVIGMAEAGFRPPRETKFFLPGKSGYATFDMVLYDMQLNNQISEHDRKIGRKLATVLTGGDTVSTAPVTEQHLLDLELEAFMSLVTEEKTKERMMSILQTGKPLRN, from the coding sequence ATGAGCCAGCGGATCCGGAAGGTCGCCGTCCTCGGCGCAGGTGTGATGGGCAGCGCCATCGCCGGTCACCTCGCGAATGCCGGAATCCCCTCGCTGCTCCTGGACATCGTTCCGCCCAAGCCGGACGCGAAGGACGACGTCAAGAGCAAGGCCTTCCGCAACAAGTTCGCCGCGGGCGCGCTCGCGAACATGAAGAAGCAGAAGCCCGCGCCGCTCTTCACGCTGCAGGCGCTGGACCTCATCGAGGTCGGCAACTTCGACGACGACATGGCCCGCATCGCCGAGTGCGACTGGATCGTCGAGGTCGTCAAAGAGGACATGGCCGTGAAGCAGGCCACCTTCGCCAAGGTGGATCAGTTCCGGAAGCAGGGCTCGGTGGTCTCGAGCAACACCTCGGGCATGTCCATCAAGGGCATGTGCGAGGGCCGCACCGCCGACTTCAAGAAGAACTTCCTGGTCACGCACTTCTTCAACCCCGTGCGCTACATGAAGCTCCTGGAGCTCGTGGCCGGCGCCGACACCGACCCCGCGGTGATGAAGCGCATGCACGTGTTCGGCGAGGAGATGCTGGGCAAGGGCATCGTCTACGGCAAGGACACCACCAACTTCATCGCCAACCGCATCGGCACCTACGGCATGCTGCGCATCATCTCCGAGATGCAGAACGCGGAGATGACCATCGAGGAGATCGACAAGATCTTCGGCCCGGCGATGGGGCGCCCCAAGAGCGCGGTGTTCCGCACCGCCGACCTGGTGGGCCTCGACACCTTCAGCCACGTGGCGAAGAACTGCTACGACAGCCTCACCGGCGACGAGGAGCGCGAGGTCTTCAAGGTCCCCGAGTTCGTTAACCAGATGGTTAGCAAGAACATGCTCGGCGACAAGAGCGGCGGCGGCTTCTACAAGAAGGAGAAGGGCGGTGACGGCGAGAAGCAGATCCTCGCGCTCGATCTCAAGACGCTGCAGTACCGGCCGCAGACCAAGGTCCGCTACGAGAGCCTCGGCGCCGCCAAGGACATCGAGGATCCCGCGGCGCGCAGCGTGGCGGTGATGAACGGCACCGACAAGGCCGCCAAGTTCGCGGAGAAGGTGGGCCTCGACACCCTCGCCTACGCGTCGCGGCGCATCCCCGAGATCGCCGACGACCTCGTGAACATCGACCGCGCGCTGCGCTGGGGCTTCGCCTGGGACGTGGGCCCGTTCGAGACCTGGGACGCCTACGGCGTGAAGAAGGGCGTGGACCGGATGAAGGAGCTCGGCCTCAAGGTCGCGCCCTGGGTGGAGGACATGCTCAAGGCCGGCCGCCAGAGCTTCTACGCGGTCGAGAACGGCGTGGCGACCTACTGGGACATCCCCAGCAAGAAGGCCAAGCCGGTCCCCGAGAACGCGCGCCGCATCACCGTCGACATCCTCAAGCGCGGCAACAAGAAGCTCGACGGCAACGAGAGCGCGACGGCTTGGGACATGGGCGACGGCGTGCTCCTGCTCGAATTCCACTCCAAGATGAACAGCATCGACGACCAGATCATCGCCATGATGAACAAGTCGCTCGACATCGCGGAGAAGGACTTCCGCGGCCTGGTCATCGGCAATGACGGCTCGAACTTCTCGGCCGGCGCCAACCTCGGCGCGATCCTCATGGCCATCGGCTCGGACGAGACCGAGAGCGTGAAGCAGATGGTGCGCGGCTTCCAGGCCGCCAACCAGCGCATGCGCTACTCGCCGATCCCGGTGGTCACCGCGCCCTTCCAGCTCACGCTCGGCGGCGGCGCTGAAGTCACCATGGGCGGCAACTCCGTCCAGGCCACGGGCGAGCTGTACATGGGCCTGGTGGAGTTCGGCGTGGGCCTCATTCCCGGCGGCGGCGGCAACATGCAGCTCATGCGGAACATCTACGGCCCGTACGCGCAGGAGAAGGACTTCGATCCGCTGCCGTTCCTGAAGAAGGTGTTCCTGCAGATCGGCATGGCCAAGGTGGCGACCAGCGCGGAAGAGGCGCGCGAGGCCGGCTTCCTCAAGGCCACCGACGGCATCAGCATGAACCGCGACCTGCAGCTCGCCGACGCCAAGGCCCGCGTGATCGGCATGGCCGAGGCCGGCTTCCGCCCGCCGCGCGAGACCAAGTTCTTCCTGCCCGGCAAGAGCGGCTACGCCACCTTCGACATGGTGCTGTACGACATGCAGCTCAACAACCAGATCAGCGAGCACGACCGCAAGATTGGCCGCAAGCTGGCCACGGTGCTCACCGGCGGCGACACCGTGTCGACGGCGCCCGTCACCGAGCAGCACCTGCTGGATCTGGAGCTCGAGGCCTTCATGAGCCTGGTTACGGAAGAGAAGACCAAGGAGCGCATGATGAGCATCCTGCAGACGGGCAAGCCCTTGCGGAACTAG